In Desulfobacteraceae bacterium, one DNA window encodes the following:
- the yihA gene encoding ribosome biogenesis GTP-binding protein YihA/YsxC yields MIITSAEFVISAVGPAQYPPAELPEVAFAGRSNVGKSSLINTLVNRRRLVKTSATPGRTQLLNFFRVNAACHFVDLPGFGYARAPAHIRKKWGPMIAHYLATRETLKCVVLIMDVRRTPGQEEKGLMADLEQSGIPPVPVLTKIDKLSKTRRIQQRRTAAQALGVAPEALTLFSSKTREGLAELWRILEGFIEAAP; encoded by the coding sequence ATGATCATCACTTCAGCCGAATTCGTCATCAGCGCCGTCGGACCGGCCCAGTACCCGCCCGCGGAGCTGCCCGAGGTGGCCTTTGCCGGGCGCTCCAACGTCGGCAAATCGTCGCTGATCAACACCCTGGTCAACCGCCGGCGTTTGGTGAAAACCAGCGCCACCCCCGGGCGGACCCAGCTGCTCAATTTTTTCCGGGTCAATGCGGCCTGCCACTTCGTGGACCTGCCCGGCTTCGGCTACGCCCGGGCGCCGGCCCACATCCGCAAAAAATGGGGCCCGATGATCGCCCACTACCTGGCCACCCGCGAGACCCTGAAATGCGTCGTTCTCATCATGGACGTGCGGCGCACCCCCGGCCAGGAGGAGAAGGGGCTGATGGCCGACCTCGAGCAGTCCGGAATTCCCCCGGTGCCGGTGCTGACCAAGATCGACAAGCTTTCCAAAACCCGCCGGATCCAGCAGCGCCGGACCGCGGCGCAGGCCCTGGGGGTGGCCCCCGAGGCGCTGACGCTGTTTTCCTCTAAAACCCGCGAGGGGCTGGCGGAGCTGTGGCGCATTCTGGAGGGCTTTATCGAGGCGGCACCGTGA
- the era gene encoding GTPase Era, with the protein MSTAENTSHRHRSGFVGIAGPPNVGKSTLLNRILGEKISITSPKPQTTRNRILGIAHRPQAQIIFVDTPGVHGARKALNIRMVEAALTALDDMDVVLLVLDAAAPDPAAERLLVKKLGQLRRPVVLALNKTDLVAKPALLALIARWSQAVAFQALVPVSAKTGDQLPALLEALEACLPEGPPLFPADAITDLPERFIAAEMIREKVFRFTGQEIPYSTAVTIEHFAEETRPALVKIFATIHVERDSQKGVVIGKGGAKLQQIGTAARSEIQRMLGARVYLKLLVRVQKNWSQDSRALRRFGY; encoded by the coding sequence GTGAGCACCGCGGAAAACACATCCCACCGCCACCGATCGGGCTTCGTGGGCATCGCCGGCCCGCCCAACGTGGGCAAATCCACCCTGCTGAACAGGATTCTGGGGGAAAAAATATCCATCACCTCGCCCAAGCCCCAGACCACCCGCAACCGGATTCTGGGCATCGCCCACCGGCCCCAGGCCCAGATCATTTTCGTGGACACCCCAGGCGTTCACGGGGCCCGCAAGGCGCTCAACATCCGCATGGTGGAGGCCGCGCTGACGGCCCTGGACGACATGGATGTGGTACTGCTGGTCCTGGATGCGGCCGCCCCCGACCCGGCGGCGGAGCGCCTCCTGGTCAAAAAACTGGGCCAGCTGCGGCGACCGGTGGTCCTGGCGCTCAACAAAACCGATCTGGTGGCCAAACCGGCCCTGCTGGCCCTGATCGCCCGCTGGTCGCAGGCGGTAGCCTTCCAGGCGCTGGTGCCGGTTTCAGCCAAGACCGGGGACCAGCTGCCGGCCCTGCTGGAAGCCCTGGAAGCCTGCCTGCCCGAGGGCCCGCCGCTTTTCCCGGCCGATGCGATCACCGACCTGCCCGAGCGGTTCATCGCCGCCGAGATGATCCGGGAGAAGGTGTTTCGCTTTACGGGCCAGGAAATCCCTTACAGCACCGCCGTCACCATCGAGCACTTCGCCGAGGAGACCCGGCCGGCGCTGGTCAAAATCTTCGCCACGATCCATGTCGAGCGCGACTCCCAGAAGGGCGTCGTGATCGGCAAGGGTGGCGCCAAGCTGCAGCAGATCGGCACCGCGGCGCGCAGCGAAATCCAACGCATGCTCGGCGCCCGGGTTTATCTCAAGCTGCTGGTGCGCGTACAGAAAAACTGGAGCCAGGACAGCCGGGCGCTGCGCCGATTCGGGTACTGA
- a CDS encoding glutathione synthase, which yields MIVSFHPLLAGDCNLLCAGRDPGERERRAVQRAAAVILPQGCRQGLYEMARTHCANVFPDYEARFRFPGKIGQTRLFRHLGTPRPRSVAFENLAALQRAAPDLDFGKWFRLPFVFKFDWGGEGRTVYRVDSAAQFQALLALAEEFEQTGQHGFLLQEHVACGGRSLRVVIIGHQAVAYWRVQPAADRFGANLAQGAVIDRTADTHLRQAGIAAAREFCRRSGVNLAGIDLLFPTDTAQPTPLFLEINYFFGRSGLGGSNAYYGLLEKAVHRWLQDQGLRPSDRDDVR from the coding sequence ATGATCGTTTCCTTTCACCCGCTGCTGGCCGGCGACTGCAACCTGCTGTGCGCCGGGCGGGACCCCGGGGAGCGGGAGCGCCGCGCCGTTCAGCGCGCCGCGGCGGTGATCCTGCCCCAGGGCTGCCGCCAGGGGCTCTACGAAATGGCCCGGACCCACTGCGCCAACGTCTTTCCGGACTACGAGGCGCGCTTCCGATTTCCGGGCAAAATCGGACAGACCCGTCTCTTTCGGCATCTCGGAACCCCCCGGCCGCGCAGCGTGGCCTTCGAAAACCTCGCGGCCCTGCAGCGGGCCGCACCGGATCTGGATTTCGGGAAATGGTTCCGGCTGCCGTTTGTTTTCAAGTTCGACTGGGGGGGGGAGGGCCGTACGGTCTACCGGGTGGACTCGGCGGCCCAATTCCAGGCGCTGCTGGCCCTGGCCGAGGAATTCGAGCAAACCGGCCAGCACGGATTTCTGCTCCAGGAACATGTGGCCTGCGGCGGCCGGTCCCTGCGGGTGGTCATCATCGGCCATCAGGCGGTAGCCTACTGGCGGGTTCAACCGGCGGCCGACAGGTTCGGGGCCAACCTGGCCCAGGGGGCCGTGATCGACCGGACGGCCGACACCCATCTGCGGCAGGCCGGGATCGCGGCCGCCAGAGAGTTCTGCCGCCGCAGCGGGGTCAACCTGGCCGGGATCGACCTGCTCTTCCCAACCGACACGGCCCAGCCGACCCCGCTTTTCCTTGAAATCAACTACTTCTTCGGCCGCAGCGGTCTGGGCGGGTCGAACGCCTACTACGGCCTCCTGGAAAAAGCGGTCCACCGCTGGCTGCAGGACCAGGGCCTGCGCCCAAGCGACCGGGACGACGTGCGGTAA
- a CDS encoding HNH endonuclease, whose product MKPYAYDLAEEDIRRERAKARELRHSQWWKRRLAKGVCHYCRRPTPARELTMDHIVPLARGGRTTKGNVVPCCKACNSRKKQLLPMEWEAYLGALQPPGDK is encoded by the coding sequence ATGAAGCCTTACGCCTATGACCTGGCCGAAGAGGACATCCGCCGCGAGCGCGCCAAGGCCCGCGAACTGCGCCACTCCCAGTGGTGGAAGCGGCGCCTTGCCAAGGGGGTCTGCCACTACTGCCGGAGACCAACCCCGGCCCGGGAACTGACCATGGACCATATCGTGCCCCTGGCCCGCGGCGGCAGGACCACCAAGGGCAACGTGGTGCCGTGCTGCAAGGCCTGCAACAGCCGCAAAAAGCAGCTGCTGCCCATGGAATGGGAGGCCTACCTCGGCGCCCTGCAGCCCCCCGGGGATAAATAG